Below is a genomic region from Xiphophorus hellerii strain 12219 chromosome 1, Xiphophorus_hellerii-4.1, whole genome shotgun sequence.
GGAGATACACATTCCAGAAAACTTTTGTCTTGTCCTACAAAACCTGCAATGTGAGTTTAACGGAATGCACAAGATCACCAAACCGGATGTGAAGTAGTGTAAAGATTCCCTCAAATAAAAGGAAGCAGAGAACAGAGTGTTTCCTAAAAATTCATGCAATAAGAAATGACACACATTTCAATAGGTATACATTTCCTTCTGCAGCAATAGGTGGCAGCACAGAGTTGCAGAGATTGTCGAGCCCAcagtgaaaatgtaaaactcaGCCGGTCAGTCTGTGATTTACTTGGAGGGTCACCATTAGGACAGCGGACTGCTCAGGAGAGGACTATGGAGCCCTTAACTCGGTCAGAGGTGTTTGGAGAGCTCAGGAAGGAGCTTTATGGAGACAAACAGTCGAGTCATTCCAGCACACACGTATTTATCATCCTGGGAGCTTCTGTGAGTAAAACCTGACAATAATTTGACTGTCCTTAGCCAGATCTTTTGAGGATTTGAGCAAATTGTAACCGTTTCTGTTTCAAGTGTTGGAAGGCAAAGTTGTGCTAATGAGAGAATgagcagatgaaaaaaaaagtaaactttgacattttactATCTTTAGTTTCCTGATAGTTTTCAGTCtgcattgtttttctctttgtattCATGTTGTACATAACATCTTGCAAATACATTTGTTCTTTCTCTTatccaaacactttttttttactctctttctctctcctagactttgactgttttttttcaggTCTTATCTCTACTTTGGACTCATGATTGATTGTTTTGTGCCCGACTGTAAAAGCTATTGAGACTTTTGATTAAAGCTACTATATGTATTGTTTGCACAGGGAGATCTTGCAAAGAAGAAGATCTATCCGACTTTGTGGTGAGTGAAAACCTGCAGCTCACATCCTGCCTGACTTGCAGAGCTGCTTTAAAGTTGTTTACTTCAGAGTTTGACCCTCGGACAAAGCGTTCCACATGGCTGCTTTGGATTGACTCTCCCTGTTGTTCAGGTGGTTATTCAAAGATGGCCTGCTCCCAGAGGACATCTATATTGTGGGATTTGCCCGCTCTGACCTGACTGTAGAGAAAATTAAGGCGGCATGTCTTCCTCATATGAAGGTATTTATTCAATCTTTGTTGAGACACTATTACAGATaacagtgccttgtaaaagcaTTCACACCCCTAGAACTCTTTTACATTACAACAAACTTggaccagcacaaagtagtaCTATGCTGTAATAACTAAAGATTTTTctaatgaaaatctgaaaagtgtggcaaaCATGGAGGAAAGTGCTGCTATCGGAAGATACCAGAAATTCTCAATGTTGATCAGAAATTAATTAAGCCAAATAATCCGATgggaaaacctgttagaggtggaaaaaatatttgagactGGAGCATACATTCACTTTCCAGCAGTAAATCAGCACTAAACATGAACCCAGAGGCACAATGACATGGTTTATgtcaaagcatattcatataTTCAAATGGACCAGGCAAAGTACAAACCAAAATCTAATTAAGATTTAACATTCCTGTTAACAGAAGCTTTCCACCAATGTCCAGTGAGGGCAGAGACATAGCCTATAGATTTCCAATTTTGAGGAGGCTGAGTCTAAACACAaacacttattttatttgtaaataaataaaaacaacatattattAGGAAGTAAGATTGTTTGTATCACTGCTGAACCAACACTGTATGTAAGAGGGACCCAGGTTCTGGCCTGGGCGTTTTTGCATGCAGCAGGTTCtcccttgtgtgtgtgtgttctctccAGCTTTCATCTCCCACAGTCAAAACCATGCATGTTAGCTCATCTGGCCTTTTTAAATTAGGCTTAAGTCTGAGCCTGTGTGTGTCTCCGTTTCACTTCGTGATTGACTAGTCACAGTCCAGGGTGTACCCAAGTTCTCGCCCAATGACTGATGAAGACAGACACCAGTCAAACTGTGACCCCTCATGGACAAAGTGATAATTAAACATGGCTAGATAACAATTTAGTCTTGACATATCACATAAactcccaataaaacacactgacgTCTGTGGTTGCAGAGAGATACAGTGTGAAGATCAAGGGGTGGGAATACTTTTTAGGCATATTCAGGGTTTTCAGGGATAACTTTTAGGTTTGTTTGGTAGGACACTGACGAGGAGCTCGATAGTCTATCAGCCTTCTTCAAAAGGAACTCCTACCTGAGTGGTCGCTATGATGTTGGCAGCTCCTTTGAACGACTCAACAGCCATCTGTCATCTCTGCCTGGCGGGGAAACCGCCAACCGGCTCTTCTACCTGGCGCTGCCCCCTACTGTCTACCACCATGTCAGCACAAACATCAGAAACCACTGCATGAGCTGCAAGTCAGTACATTTCCAGTTCTGAAAAACAGCGCTGCACGTTgtctttttttgcttgttttttttttttttctaatctggTTTGTTCACAGCAGAGGCTGGAACAGGGTAATCTTTGAGAAGCCATTTGGTCATGACCTCCAGAGCTCCCAGGAGCTTTCAGCCCACCTCGCTAACCTGTTCAAAGAAGACCAGATCTACCGCATAGATCACTACCTGGGAAAAGAGATGGTTCAGAACCTTATGGTTCTCAGGTATCACGTTCACTTTTTCCATTTGTTCGACTAATTTActgtgaaaatgttatttagctGAGATCAAATCTACCCTCccaaaaacaagttttcacaTGGAAGCCTCAGGTGACATAAGGCAGCAGATCacaatattttcttcttcatcagGCTAAACATGATTTGCTTGTATAtacataatgttttttattgcttttaatgtgaaaataacaCAAGAACCTGGTTctactcagaaaatattttttctcttatttaaaaatttctaAAACCTTGCAGCAGTAATTAGATGGTCTTTCTTTAATTGCACCATAAAACATGGTAAGCAGTTATAAAAATGGCTTGTTATCTTTTTTTAGAGTAATTTCAGTTCAGACAGCATTGCTTTTTACCATCCAGGCTTCTTGCGcatctgtttttgtctcagACATAAGTCCTTACAGTTTGAAAATGcaaatgtacacattttttcccccattttatgatttttaaatcactttttattctgtgaaatCCATCGGCGGAAATCCAGCCCTTCATTATCCAGCTGTGTTTTCTAACCTGAAAGCTAGCTGCTTGTAAAAGTGGAAACCCTCCATCTTGTAgtttgtttcaatttttttatttatttttatgtttactttctTGCAGGTTTGGAAATCGCCTTTTTGGACCCATATGGAACAGGAACAGTGTTGCCTGTGTGGTGCTCACCTTCAAGGTGCCCTTTGGCACTCAGGGCCGTGGAGGATACTTTGATGGCTTTGGGATAATTAGGTGGAGTAAGCATTATGAATTAGATTTTAGTTTCAATTTTAGTTTCtctgattgcagttttttgtgtgtgtgtgtagagatGTCATGCAGAACCACCTGCTTCAGATGCTCTGTTTGATTGCAATGGAGAAACCTACATCCACAAGCCCCGACGACGTGAGGAATGAGAAGGTAGGCGCGTTGTTGTGAGTGAGTGACGAGATTATGGAGTCCTCGCAAAActgatgtgttgtttttgatGTTCTGCAGGTGAAGGTGCTGAAGTGCATAGCTCCTCCTAACATGGCAGATGTGGTGCTGGGTCAGTACGTGGGAGATCCGGGCGGGGAGGGTGATGCCAACCTGGGTTACCTCGATGATCCCACAGTACCAAAAGGCTCCTGCACACCAACGTTTGCAACTGCAGTGCTCTACGTCCAGAATGAAAGATGGGATGGTGAGGCTCCAATCCAGACTTCTTTCCTCATTGCTTCTCTTTCTCCATTTAAATTTTCCATGGAGTTACCATGTTTTTATCTGCAATGGGTCATCCATCAGGGGTTCCTTTCATTCTGCGCTGTGGTAAAGCCCTGAATGAGCGGAAAGCTGAGGTGCGTCTGCAGTTCACAGACGTACCCGGAGACATCTTTGCTGACCGCTGTCAGAGAAACGAGTTGGTGGTCCGGGTGCAGCCTGACGAGGCTATTTACCTGAAGATGATGACCAAGAGGCCTGGAGTTTTCTTCGGCCCAGAGGAGACCGAGCTGGACCTCACCTACAAGAGCAGATACAAGGTGTTCAGCACATTCGTTTTAATCTATAATCCTGCTCCAATTATTGGTTCTAAGATATAGTTTTAACTTAGTGTAAGCACAGAGAATATCATCTGGCCACCTGTAGATATATAACTgttaaaatgcacaaaaaaggattattaaaaaaaaacaacactttacTGGAATAAAGTAGCTGCAAGAGGCAATACATCACAAAGAATACAAATCAActtcaaaaccaaaatgtttggaaatataatatttcagaaaatattgtGTTGAAAGGTAATTCATAACTACCACCTTCTAggtcattaaaattaaaattaaagctgtcaagcttttttttttactttgcctGAGATAACTTTTATAGAACAAGCTGATGAACACTAcgtaacatttttaatacaaaaaaaacccaacatgacaATTGAAATAAATCTATCAATAAATAAGCCATTGCAGCATCCTAGGATGCaaccaatttatttttattttatttatatgattatttttgttctttttgctgtggcatttcttttttgcttgGACTTTCTTTAATTGTCCTGTGTTAGGTTTTTTGTAACTTTGCACTGACATGTGTTTGCAGAATGTGAAGCTTCCTGATGCTTATGAGAGGCTGATTCTGGACGTCTTCTGTGGAAATCAGATGCACTTTGTCCGCAGGTCTGCAGCAACATTTACTGCAATTGAGAAAGAAAATCTGCACCTTTGTCctaaatattaaaagaataCATCATATTTTGGAAGACTCGTTCATTTGTCAGCATAGTGGACATTTTGCAAACGGATTTTCATCTACCAACCGTCccctctttttctttcagcgATGAGTTGCGAGAAGCCTGGAGGATCTTCACCCCCCTGCTCCACCAAATGGAAGCTGCAAAGAGACAACCTATTCCTTACACATATGGAAGGTAAACTCTCTGGTtacaaacagataaaacaaacataagtttatttaaaaaacacgaTTATTTCTGAAGATCTTCTTTGTTCCTCCTCTTACTTTATCTTTCTGTCCATAGTCGTGGTCCAAGTGAATCAGACGATCTTATTCAGAGGGTGGGCTTCCGCTACGAGGGGACATACAAGTGGGTGCAGCCCCACACAAGCTGATTCTCCAAGTTGTATGATGTGCATGCACAGATTTGCTAAGAGCTTTTatatgtttacaaataaaatttacagcaGCCACTTCTGTGCCAATTTGATTTTGTCTGTATGCACATTAACAAAGCACTGCGTTTTTCTCCCTAATCACACAAGTTAATGTAGAAATAACCAAGTGTTCGTGTGATTCCACATGCATGTGCATACaagttttctaaataaatcacatttcacCCTTTTgcacaaaaactgtttaaaatacaaTGATATTTTACTCCAAAGTCAAACCCAGCAGGACCAGAAAGGACAAAATGGCTTGATGCTGAACTATGTGCAGCAGATATTCACCGTTTAGATCAAGGTAATAAGGGCATTTCCTGCTGTTGATAGACCGGTATTTACAGTGatcaccaaaataaaatcatgcaaTGTCATGATTCACATAAAGCCATGGCAACATCCTTTAACTGGAAGACTTGTTGGACTGGTTAGTCTGGGAGAAGATGCCTCTCGTGATAACTGTTCACTGAGACAGACATTTGTCAAACCAAAGgtaagaaaaatgttctttctAAGCTTAATCAAATGGTAAGAACATGTTAATCTCTAGCACTGCATGTCTTCACCCACTTCTTGCACAAGTCTTGATAccttctggattttttttcccagttttctcattttgtaaCCATATTATGcggcagaccaacacaaaatagggCATTGAAAACTGAGAACTGTAAAGTTCAGCCCCCTTGAGACAATACATGGAATAATCTCTCTCTATTACTGCTTTCCCTTCTGGCTTTGCATTGCAATGCCTTTGTTTCTCCACACTTAACATGACCAGAGCATTTTCttccatgtttgctgtgtcccaGGCATGACCTGctgcaaaactgcaaagaaaatatcttCTTGCTTCCTTTGAAATTATTCTTTCATAaatctttcacacatttgttaAGAAAAGTGACTGACCACCGAAACTGTGAGCCTCTTATAGCCACTTCTCTTTTTAATGATCTCCTTTTTCTTCAATTGCTAATAGCAATTAAAAAATTGTCTCATTGTCCCTCTAATTTACAGCTATAGACATTGGTCACAAAATCaagataaaaatacattgaagtttttgtttgcgacattaaaaatgtgggaaagttcaacacgtatgaatacttttacaagacgTTTTGATCTACTGCCTGCAGAAATCTGatcttgtattttcttttttcttcttttctctacCAGATGTGTGACCTAACTCATGCAACATATGTACAGAGATCGGAACATGCAGTGGTCTTTCCCAGGATTCAGAAAGCTCTGGGAAGAACAGTATTGATGAACATGTGTTTAAATATCCGAGTCTCTTGTGCTTGTTTTCCTGTAAGAGTAACGCTGCAGCCCGTTGGTTGGGATGTTATAAAGAGTCGAGCTGCTGTAGTTCAAGTCCGAAGcaaattcttcttcttcatcataggaaactgttgctgcttttatccacattaataaaaaaaatttaaatgatgcCTTTTTTTACTTCATATACTGTATTTGTAGCTTAACCTCCATCAACATTCGTCTTAATTCtctgaaacagacaaaaacagatcAAAAGCAGCAAACATCGTGTGTACACAGTAACAGtttaatgtcattttcaaagcaaaaaactttttccactaTTTGCACATGGAGGGAAGACGACAAATCAACATAAACATGTAAAGAGCTGTaggaataaatatttattttccaaatattacagtgacaaaatatgaattaaagTGCCTGAAGTTTGAGAAACTCTTTGGCTATGAAAGTCTGCAGGACTTGCTGCAGTgttatcaaatttaaaaacctttaaacaacAAACTGATATACTTTTTTAATCACTTGTCAGATTTTATCTGGGTGGTATGCATGTTCTGTTGCACTCGTCCCTCTCCTCTGTGCAGTCTTTTAAGAAAGTCCCGTCCTCGATGCCCCTGGCGTACAGACGCACCAACTGGCCATGAATCCTGAGACCGGCAGCAAAACAAAAGCCAAAGGTAGTTACTTGTAACAAGAAACAGCTTCACAGGCATTTTCTTTCTGATGTGTGTTGGAGAGAGCAAATCATAAACCTGACAGGCGGGACAAAAACACACCATGATGACTTGCTTACCTGCAGCAGATCTCAGGGAAAGGCAGAATTTCTCCATCACAGTTCCAGACTGACACAGCAGGAGCTTTACTGCAGCAAAGGCCGCACGTGAAGGGGCTCATAGTTTTGTCCTCACATGTCATCATTTGTCCATTAGCTCCTGCTGCCAGGTGCTGCTGGGATCCAGCTATGCTTCCATTTTCGACATATGCTCCATCTCCTCCATCCATCGCACCATGCAGACCTTCACTGTcctctgtttcctctcctcctgcCAGGGTGAAGCGCACCGCCTTCACACGATGGACCTCCACAAACGGCAGATCAAACTAGAAGAACAAGTGGAAACAAGGGGTTGGGTCACTTTCTAAATGTCTGCTGAGACTCTTTTCCATATAATGAAAACGTGGTACCTGGTCCTGAGTGGTTGTGTGCCTGTAGAGGTAAGTAAGGAATCCCAAGGGGTTTGTGTCCCATACCAGGATGAGATCTCCTGTTCCATCAGCCAGGTGGGCTGAGGGAGAGAGACCCAGAGGACTTTTGGCACACGAGCTGGACATACATGTGAGAGACACAGACTTGAACCTGCCATCCACACTGACCCACTCATCtacagagacaaacaaaaagacaagaTTCTATAGTTTCAAGCGACATCCTTACATGGTAATCTGTACAGCATAAATACcactaaacaatttaaaagtacCGATGGACTGTTTCAGTCAAAGTGCAagtgtatttattaaaaacaaaatcatgggTGGTTCAAGACTTTATAAGGACTTACAgtgcagcaaaaaacaaaacagaaaaaaatatttagaggaATTTTATTGGATAATGTCATCCTTTTAGTCACCATGTATTTGAAAAGATAGCAAAAGAATAATGATGCAAAAAGTAAATGTAGgtaaaattattaattagtcaagagttttaaatgttaattttttaataatttgttagAATTTAAATTGTCACTCAGTATTTTGTCATTACCATAATTTTCGTTAGACAATAATAGTAGTTTGTAAAAGAAATCCTAACATCTGATTGGTTAACTTGCACAACAGCTGGACCGCAGACCAATCACCTTGTCCATAGCAGAATTAGCTCATCACAGTGACTCTGATGTGTAAGTTTGACAAATACAACATGATCTGGAGTAAATCCATGATATTCTGCAACATGAGGATAtgaaatagaaaacataatttagttatatatacagtacagaccaaaagtttggacacacagttgtgtccaaacttttggtctgtactgtatatatactgtatattattattattatttttttttatatatataaattcccTTATTTCACTAACTCTCAATCAATGTGAAATGCACTGATTGACTGATTAGagacagattgtttttaattcttcatttctgttaattatcATAATTTTCTGTCCACAGGTATTGAAACcacaaaacttaaattaaaatcaagaaatgtgggcttgatgaaaatttagaggttgttttgaaaaatgagCCTCACtacaacacattttaatttgttaaatatgGCCGTACAAGTAAACATATTTATACAATATAGAGAGATAACTTGAATAATGACAGGAGTCAGTAAGTCTTCAGTAAACTTGACTGTCACTACATGGTGTAAAACaatgttgttgtcttttttttttaccttctgaGTCATTACTGAACAGACCAGAGTTGGAGCTGCACAGGGAGCCCGAAACTGAAGAGTTTGTGAAAAGTCTCTCGGTGCTTTTGGCGCAAACACCACACCTAAGAACACAAAACCACATTGAGAGTTTTAAAGAGCTCCTAAAGTCTGATGCATGCTCATAAAAGACGTCCTAAAAAATTTGTTGGCAGCCAGAGGCTGCTTGCTTAGACAAAGGCTGAAGTGGATACTCTGAGCCCAACAGGAGGCCGAGTTTCACATTTCATCTAGATCAAGTTCCTACTGTCATAGTTCCCACCCGCCTTAAGATGCACCCAACACCTGAGTCCCAGGTACAGGCGGCAGCAGTTACAATGTCCCAAGCTGAGACTCTGGgcgattttttaatttttttttatgtccacagACCACATGCATGCTTTCTAATCTTCTAATTAAAGGAGTTTAGTGTTACAacaaatcatcatcatccacATTCTCAGATAACTTAGATTAGGACGCACACAAAGGCACAAGGGAAGGTACAGTGGCGCTCAAAAGTAAATACACCCTAGTTAAAATGCCAGGgttttgtaaagtaaaaaaattagatcatgataaatatattttccaaatagAATGTGGAGTAATCCTTTACAATTACTAActtgctaaaataatttaaaaaatcacatttaaaaaagctgtgtgtgttcacctttaatcagatttttatcttttcatattcagttttcttcttcagcCTCCTACTTCCAATACTATATGATTGTGGGGACAACTGATGTTCACAGCCTAAAGCAGACCTCACAGATGTTCTGTTGACTTTAGTTCAGGAGGGAGGGATCTGAAACTTAAATTTTTCTCTTATGCCatcattattttgttgatttgcaTGCATGATTCAgtacaaataagtaaaatcagaCTTCTTTGTGAGTCTGAAACAGACAACTGAAGCTCTGGGTCAAAACAGACTGTTACTAATAACCACTCATAACTTCATCCACCTTCAGAAGCGCAACCCCAGAcaatgatgctgccatcaccaggTTTCACTTTGGGTGGGATCTTTGTTTTGTGATGTGTAATTTATGCTAAGCTTATCTTTTGGCTCAGATGCCTCGGGTTTCACATTCTCCCATAACATTCTGAAAAATGTAGTCATGTCTGTTTCCTTTGGAAACGCCTCAGACCAGACATATGGAAAGTGCAGGAGATTGTTGTCACATGtgcaataaaaccaaaacttgtttgtatttcctttagCTCCTTCAGTGTTGCTTTAGGTGGACATCCTGAC
It encodes:
- the LOC116726899 gene encoding glucose-6-phosphate 1-dehydrogenase-like isoform X3, coding for MEPLTRSEVFGELRKELYGDKQSSHSSTHVFIILGASGDLAKKKIYPTLWWLFKDGLLPEDIYIVGFARSDLTVEKIKAACLPHMKDTDEELDSLSAFFKRNSYLSGRYDVGSSFERLNSHLSSLPGGETANRLFYLALPPTVYHHVSTNIRNHCMSCNRGWNRVIFEKPFGHDLQSSQELSAHLANLFKEDQIYRIDHYLGKEMVQNLMVLRFGNRLFGPIWNRNSVACVVLTFKVPFGTQGRGGYFDGFGIIRDVMQNHLLQMLCLIAMEKPTSTSPDDVRNEKVKVLKCIAPPNMADVVLGQYVGDPGGEGDANLGYLDDPTVPKGSCTPTFATAVLYVQNERWDGVPFILRCGKALNERKAEVRLQFTDVPGDIFADRCQRNELVVRVQPDEAIYLKMMTKRPGVFFGPEETELDLTYKSRYKNVKLPDAYERLILDVFCGNQMHFVRSDELREAWRIFTPLLHQMEAAKRQPIPYTYGSRGPSESDDLIQRVGFRYEGTYKCVT
- the LOC116726899 gene encoding glucose-6-phosphate 1-dehydrogenase-like isoform X2, encoding MEPLTRSEVFGELRKELYGDKQSSHSSTHVFIILGASGDLAKKKIYPTLWWLFKDGLLPEDIYIVGFARSDLTVEKIKAACLPHMKDTDEELDSLSAFFKRNSYLSGRYDVGSSFERLNSHLSSLPGGETANRLFYLALPPTVYHHVSTNIRNHCMSCKGWNRVIFEKPFGHDLQSSQELSAHLANLFKEDQIYRIDHYLGKEMVQNLMVLRFGNRLFGPIWNRNSVACVVLTFKVPFGTQGRGGYFDGFGIIRDVMQNHLLQMLCLIAMEKPTSTSPDDVRNEKVKVLKCIAPPNMADVVLGQYVGDPGGEGDANLGYLDDPTVPKGSCTPTFATAVLYVQNERWDGVPFILRCGKALNERKAEVRLQFTDVPGDIFADRCQRNELVVRVQPDEAIYLKMMTKRPGVFFGPEETELDLTYKSRYKNVKLPDAYERLILDVFCGNQMHFVRSDELREAWRIFTPLLHQMEAAKRQPIPYTYGSRGPSESDDLIQRVGFRYEGTYKWVQPHTS
- the LOC116726899 gene encoding glucose-6-phosphate 1-dehydrogenase-like isoform X1, with translation MEPLTRSEVFGELRKELYGDKQSSHSSTHVFIILGASGDLAKKKIYPTLWWLFKDGLLPEDIYIVGFARSDLTVEKIKAACLPHMKDTDEELDSLSAFFKRNSYLSGRYDVGSSFERLNSHLSSLPGGETANRLFYLALPPTVYHHVSTNIRNHCMSCNRGWNRVIFEKPFGHDLQSSQELSAHLANLFKEDQIYRIDHYLGKEMVQNLMVLRFGNRLFGPIWNRNSVACVVLTFKVPFGTQGRGGYFDGFGIIRDVMQNHLLQMLCLIAMEKPTSTSPDDVRNEKVKVLKCIAPPNMADVVLGQYVGDPGGEGDANLGYLDDPTVPKGSCTPTFATAVLYVQNERWDGVPFILRCGKALNERKAEVRLQFTDVPGDIFADRCQRNELVVRVQPDEAIYLKMMTKRPGVFFGPEETELDLTYKSRYKNVKLPDAYERLILDVFCGNQMHFVRSDELREAWRIFTPLLHQMEAAKRQPIPYTYGSRGPSESDDLIQRVGFRYEGTYKWVQPHTS